Proteins from a single region of Pseudarthrobacter sp. NIBRBAC000502772:
- a CDS encoding HAD-IA family hydrolase, whose translation MNIPTPTATRAPAAARTLTCRAVLFDMDGTLVDSTAVVEEVWGEFAARYGLDIAEILRTSHGVQAADTVRRFAPAGADVAALTEELGAMERVRTAGIIALPGAADLLRSLPAQAVALVTSADRTLADIRMDAAGLDMPATAVTADLVTRGKPHPEGYLMAAGLLGVKPDDAVVFEDAPAGIAAGVAAGIRTVAVGPNAGELPAGVLHIADYRAVTASVETDAAGRQLISFRL comes from the coding sequence ATGAACATCCCCACACCTACCGCCACACGAGCACCTGCCGCCGCACGAACACTGACCTGCCGGGCCGTCCTTTTCGATATGGACGGCACACTGGTGGACTCCACGGCAGTAGTGGAGGAGGTCTGGGGAGAATTCGCGGCCCGGTACGGCCTGGACATCGCCGAAATCCTGCGCACTTCGCACGGCGTCCAGGCTGCCGATACCGTGCGCCGTTTCGCGCCGGCGGGAGCGGACGTCGCGGCCCTCACCGAGGAACTGGGTGCGATGGAACGGGTGCGGACGGCCGGTATCATCGCGTTGCCGGGGGCTGCCGACCTGCTTCGCAGCCTCCCGGCCCAGGCAGTGGCGCTGGTGACTTCAGCGGACAGGACCCTGGCAGACATCCGCATGGACGCTGCCGGGCTGGACATGCCGGCCACGGCCGTGACGGCGGACCTGGTCACACGGGGCAAGCCGCACCCGGAAGGCTATCTGATGGCCGCCGGGCTGCTGGGCGTGAAACCGGATGACGCCGTGGTGTTCGAGGATGCGCCCGCCGGAATCGCGGCAGGCGTTGCTGCGGGTATCCGGACGGTGGCCGTGGGTCCGAATGCGGGCGAATTGCCAGCAGGCGTGCTGCATATCGCGGATTACCGTGCCGTGACGGCCTCCGTGGAAACGGACGCCGCGGGACGGCAGCTCATTTCTTTCCGGCTTTGA
- a CDS encoding VOC family protein, protein MDWKLELVFVPVSDVDRAKDFYVNKVGFNPDFDERPMDGIRFVQLTPPGSACSICIGEGLNDAPPGTAPSLQMVVSDIQAAHDHLKGNGVEVSDIDIQDWGHFVYFADPDGNKWAVQYIPGRDA, encoded by the coding sequence ATGGACTGGAAACTTGAACTCGTTTTTGTGCCCGTATCCGACGTGGACCGGGCCAAGGATTTCTACGTCAACAAAGTCGGATTCAACCCGGATTTCGACGAGCGGCCCATGGATGGCATTCGCTTCGTCCAGCTGACCCCGCCGGGATCCGCCTGCTCCATTTGTATTGGCGAGGGCCTCAATGACGCCCCTCCGGGCACAGCCCCAAGCCTGCAGATGGTGGTCAGCGACATCCAGGCTGCCCACGACCACCTCAAGGGCAACGGTGTGGAGGTCAGCGACATCGACATCCAGGACTGGGGGCACTTCGTCTACTTCGCGGATCCCGACGGAAACAAGTGGGCGGTGCAGTACATCCCGGGCCGTGACGCCTGA